A genomic segment from Modestobacter roseus encodes:
- the rsfS gene encoding ribosome silencing factor, with product MTASAEATETALIAAQAAADKLATDVSIVDVSDRLAITDAFVLASAPNERQVQSIVDAVEEKLRDHGVKPVRREGVAESRWVLLDFVDVVVHVQHAEERAYYALERLWKDCPVIPFVDRAAPPAAPAAGAEAAGDGAPGGSPEDTGSDATDR from the coding sequence ATGACCGCCTCGGCCGAGGCCACAGAGACCGCGCTGATCGCCGCGCAGGCCGCCGCGGACAAGCTCGCCACCGACGTCTCCATCGTCGACGTCAGCGACCGGCTCGCCATCACCGACGCCTTCGTCCTGGCGTCGGCGCCCAACGAGCGCCAGGTGCAGTCCATCGTCGACGCGGTCGAGGAGAAGCTGCGCGACCACGGGGTCAAGCCCGTGCGACGTGAGGGCGTGGCCGAGTCCCGCTGGGTGCTGCTCGACTTCGTCGACGTCGTCGTGCACGTCCAGCACGCAGAGGAGCGCGCCTACTACGCCCTCGAACGGCTCTGGAAGGACTGCCCGGTCATCCCCTTCGTCGACCGGGCCGCGCCGCCCGCCGCCCCGGCGGCCGGCGCCGAGGCGGCCGGGGACGGTGCCCCGGGCGGGTCGCCGGAGGACACCGGGTCGGACGCGACCGACCGGTGA
- a CDS encoding histidine phosphatase family protein, translated as MSGAAPSTPPVRRLLVWRHGRTEWNASGRFQGQLDPPLDAEGRAQAARTAPVLAAALDPASTVLVSSDLQRARDTAGALAPLLGLPVQVDARLREHGLGSWEGLTRAEVADQLPDQYAEWVAGRPVPGRGGELQADVAARALAAVAELPPAETAVLVTHGGTAGRLLEALLDLGPEHRRVFGPLGNCHWSELSFQASGWRLMRHNTAVPTPGPVEGGATAHRDRGRSGSDVPDAPVPAAGASPEEAAPTQDADA; from the coding sequence GTGAGCGGGGCCGCGCCCAGCACCCCGCCGGTCCGCCGGCTGCTGGTCTGGCGCCACGGCCGCACCGAGTGGAACGCCAGCGGGCGCTTCCAGGGCCAGCTCGACCCGCCGCTGGACGCCGAGGGCCGGGCGCAGGCTGCCCGCACCGCACCGGTGCTGGCGGCCGCGCTCGACCCGGCCAGCACCGTGCTGGTCTCCAGCGACCTGCAGCGCGCCCGGGACACCGCCGGAGCCCTGGCGCCGCTGCTCGGACTGCCCGTGCAGGTGGATGCCCGGCTCCGCGAGCACGGTCTGGGCAGCTGGGAGGGGCTGACCCGCGCGGAGGTCGCCGACCAGCTGCCCGATCAGTACGCGGAGTGGGTCGCCGGGCGTCCGGTGCCCGGCCGCGGCGGGGAGCTGCAGGCCGACGTCGCCGCCCGCGCGCTGGCGGCGGTGGCCGAGCTGCCACCGGCCGAGACGGCCGTGCTGGTGACCCACGGGGGCACGGCCGGCCGGCTGCTGGAGGCGCTGCTGGACCTCGGTCCCGAGCACCGGCGGGTCTTCGGCCCGCTGGGCAACTGCCACTGGAGCGAGCTGTCCTTCCAGGCGTCCGGCTGGCGGTTGATGCGGCACAACACCGCGGTGCCCACCCCGGGACCCGTCGAGGGTGGCGCAACCGCCCACCGGGACCGCGGACGGTCCGGTTCGGACGTGCCCGACGCGCCGGTGCCGGCCGCCGGCGCCAGCCCCGAGGAGGCCGCGCCGACGCAGGACGCCGACGCCTGA
- a CDS encoding DegV family protein, whose translation MSVAVVTDSTAYLPAEVVAELGIEVVPLYVVLAGRSGREGSDVTSAEVARALSVRGGHVTTSRPTPGDFVTTYRRLLTGGADRVVSVHLSGELSGTWDAARVAAGQVGEHLVTVLDSRSAAMGNGFAVLAAARAAAAGGSAEQVAQAARETAAASRTFFVVDTLEHLRRGGRIGSAAAWLGTALAVKPVLHVTDGRVVPLEKVRTSARAISRLVQRAVEVAGDRPVAAAVHHLAAPERAERLAEQLRDRLPQLRELHVSELGAAVGAHVGPGAVGVVVDPTARAED comes from the coding sequence ATGTCCGTCGCCGTGGTCACCGACTCCACGGCCTACCTGCCGGCCGAGGTCGTCGCCGAGCTGGGCATCGAGGTCGTGCCGCTGTACGTGGTGCTCGCCGGCCGGTCCGGCCGGGAGGGCAGCGACGTCACCTCGGCCGAGGTGGCCCGCGCGCTCTCCGTCCGCGGCGGGCACGTCACCACCTCCCGGCCGACGCCCGGTGACTTCGTCACCACCTACCGCCGGCTGCTGACCGGCGGAGCCGACCGGGTCGTCTCGGTGCACCTCTCCGGTGAGCTCTCCGGGACCTGGGACGCCGCCCGGGTCGCCGCCGGGCAGGTGGGGGAGCACCTGGTCACCGTGCTGGACTCCCGGTCCGCGGCCATGGGCAACGGGTTCGCGGTGCTGGCCGCCGCGCGCGCGGCGGCGGCCGGTGGCAGCGCCGAGCAGGTCGCGCAGGCGGCCCGGGAGACCGCCGCAGCGAGCCGCACGTTCTTCGTCGTCGACACCCTCGAGCACCTGCGCCGCGGCGGCCGGATCGGCTCGGCGGCCGCGTGGCTGGGCACGGCGCTGGCGGTGAAGCCGGTGCTGCACGTGACCGACGGGCGGGTCGTGCCGCTGGAGAAGGTGCGCACCTCTGCCCGCGCGATCAGCCGCCTGGTGCAGCGCGCCGTCGAGGTGGCCGGCGACCGGCCGGTGGCTGCCGCCGTGCACCACCTCGCCGCCCCCGAGCGGGCAGAACGCCTCGCCGAGCAGCTGCGGGACCGGCTGCCGCAGCTGCGTGAGCTGCACGTCAGCGAGCTCGGCGCTGCCGTCGGTGCCCACGTGGGCCCGGGTGCGGTCGGGGTGGTCGTCGACCCGACGGCGCGCGCCGAGGACTGA
- a CDS encoding helix-hairpin-helix domain-containing protein yields the protein MRSSPRPGDDDVIRARLRALLAEGQQRPGGWVPEPVDEDEEPPDGEQLPGPRRLWAADDQRTTPLDEAADEPSLPAGLGRHRAPGPAARVSPGRSGAWTLWAAAVLAAAAVVGWTWADRPTVDQVPAGASVAVPSAPSSGPAPGVPESSAPAAGAEVVVSVIGQVASPGLVTLPAGSRVADALAAVGGLLPEADPASVNAAAVLVDGEQLAVGLPGAVAGPAAAAGGPAGGLVDLNRATVAELDALPGIGPVLAQRIVDHRDTSGPFTSVEQLDDVSGIGPAVYADLVDRVTV from the coding sequence GTGCGCTCCTCCCCCCGTCCTGGCGATGACGACGTCATCCGTGCCCGGCTGCGGGCGCTGCTGGCGGAGGGGCAGCAGCGTCCGGGCGGGTGGGTTCCCGAGCCGGTCGACGAGGACGAGGAACCGCCGGACGGCGAGCAGCTCCCCGGGCCCCGGCGGCTGTGGGCGGCCGACGACCAGCGCACCACCCCGCTCGACGAGGCGGCCGACGAGCCGTCGCTGCCGGCCGGGCTGGGGCGCCACCGGGCACCGGGTCCGGCCGCGCGGGTGAGTCCTGGCCGGTCGGGCGCGTGGACGCTGTGGGCGGCGGCCGTCCTCGCCGCCGCGGCCGTGGTCGGCTGGACGTGGGCCGACCGGCCGACGGTGGACCAGGTACCCGCCGGGGCCAGTGTGGCGGTGCCGTCGGCCCCGTCGTCGGGCCCGGCGCCGGGGGTGCCGGAGAGCAGTGCGCCGGCGGCCGGCGCCGAGGTCGTGGTGTCGGTGATCGGCCAGGTCGCCTCGCCCGGGCTGGTCACCCTGCCCGCCGGGTCGCGGGTCGCGGACGCCCTCGCCGCCGTGGGGGGACTGCTGCCGGAGGCCGATCCGGCGTCGGTCAACGCAGCGGCCGTCCTCGTCGACGGCGAGCAGCTCGCGGTGGGCCTGCCGGGGGCGGTCGCCGGTCCCGCGGCGGCAGCCGGTGGACCGGCCGGTGGGCTGGTGGACCTCAACCGGGCCACCGTGGCCGAGCTGGACGCGCTGCCGGGCATCGGACCCGTGCTCGCCCAGCGGATCGTCGACCACCGGGACACCTCCGGGCCCTTCACCAGCGTCGAGCAGCTGGACGACGTGAGCGGCATCGGGCCGGCGGTCTACGCCGACCTGGTCGACCGGGTCACGGTCTGA
- the holA gene encoding DNA polymerase III subunit delta codes for MGEEELLRARAVSAVRAAVRDRHPDVEEHELVAAGLELGHLTEVLSPSLFGGHRLVVVAGAHEAAAALADSLTGYLKDPDPELTLVLVHSGGKRNEALLKSFKAAGAAVDECPKISSAGERVAFVRNEVRHAGGRITPDAVTALLDAVGNDLRGLSAAASQLVSDFGGNIDADDVARFHRGQAEVTGFTVAERVLVGDTAGSVEMLRWALDRGVAHVLIADALADGVRTAARVASLNTSNIGELARQLKLPPWKVKKAQSQARGWSIDALQQAIGVAAELNADVKGAAASADYALERAVRRMVAIRAAGGGRSGAGR; via the coding sequence GTGGGCGAGGAGGAGCTGCTGCGGGCCCGCGCCGTCTCCGCCGTCCGCGCCGCGGTCCGCGACCGCCACCCCGACGTCGAGGAGCACGAGCTGGTCGCCGCCGGCCTGGAGCTCGGGCACCTGACCGAGGTGCTCTCACCCTCGCTGTTCGGGGGCCACCGGCTGGTCGTCGTCGCCGGCGCGCACGAGGCCGCGGCCGCGCTCGCCGACTCCCTCACCGGCTACCTGAAAGACCCGGACCCCGAGCTCACCCTGGTGCTGGTGCACAGCGGGGGGAAGCGGAACGAGGCGCTCCTCAAGTCCTTCAAGGCCGCCGGGGCCGCGGTCGACGAGTGCCCGAAGATCAGCTCGGCGGGGGAGCGGGTGGCCTTCGTCCGCAACGAGGTGCGTCACGCCGGCGGGCGGATCACCCCCGACGCCGTCACCGCCCTGCTCGACGCGGTCGGCAACGACCTGCGCGGGCTCTCCGCGGCGGCGAGCCAGCTGGTGTCGGACTTCGGCGGGAACATCGACGCCGACGACGTCGCCCGCTTCCACCGGGGGCAGGCGGAGGTCACCGGGTTCACCGTCGCCGAGCGGGTGCTGGTCGGTGACACCGCCGGGTCGGTGGAGATGCTGCGGTGGGCGCTGGACCGCGGCGTGGCGCACGTGCTGATCGCCGACGCCCTCGCCGACGGCGTGCGCACCGCGGCCCGGGTCGCGTCGCTGAACACCTCGAACATCGGTGAGCTCGCCCGGCAGCTGAAACTGCCGCCGTGGAAGGTCAAGAAGGCGCAGAGCCAGGCCCGCGGCTGGAGCATCGACGCGCTGCAGCAGGCGATCGGCGTGGCCGCCGAGCTGAACGCCGACGTCAAGGGTGCGGCGGCCAGCGCCGACTACGCCCTCGAGCGGGCGGTGCGCCGGATGGTGGCCATCCGGGCCGCCGGCGGCGGACGGTCCGGCGCCGGCCGCTGA
- the rpsT gene encoding 30S ribosomal protein S20, whose product MANIKSQIKRIKTNEIARQRNVAVKSALKTQVRRFRAAADAGDKEAATTALQTASKALDKAASKGIIHKNQAANRKSALAKKVASL is encoded by the coding sequence GTGGCGAACATCAAGTCCCAGATCAAGCGGATCAAGACCAACGAGATCGCGCGTCAGCGCAACGTCGCGGTCAAGTCCGCCCTGAAGACGCAGGTGCGTCGCTTCCGCGCGGCCGCCGACGCCGGGGACAAGGAAGCGGCGACCACCGCGCTCCAGACCGCCAGCAAGGCGCTGGACAAGGCCGCCAGCAAGGGCATCATCCACAAGAACCAGGCCGCCAACCGCAAGTCGGCGCTGGCCAAGAAGGTCGCCTCTCTCTGA